The Ipomoea triloba cultivar NCNSP0323 chromosome 13, ASM357664v1 genomic interval AGTTTGATGTTGATCATCACTAAATTGCCccgttgtaagttgtaacaatGCAGTTCAGTTGATTATAGATAATAGGATCAGGCGTCATAAGTTCAGCAGAAAACTCTTGCACACTTAAGGATTGAAGTTTGCCCATCAAATAGTTGTttgatgattaaaaaaaattattgaaggcACAACAGAACTTATTAAGGTTTAATCAAACTACTAACATCAGCATGCTAACAGTAAGAAAGATCATAGAATTATACATACCCCATTATAAATTTTGCATATTAAATTATCATACACACGAGACGATTAACTACAATTAAATCAACATTCCAACAGACAATGATACATGGATAGAGCTtagattaagaaaatcattCATATATTTAAACTAACAAATGGAGAAGCAATTTTGTCTTTTATCAAGTCACACTATCATCAATTTTGGTGCACCAAAAGGGAGAGGTTCTCACTGGTATAGACGAACTACAACACACCTCCAACCTGTCCCAAAATCGCACCTCGGATAACTTCAACATCAAGGGCAATGATAAACACACCCCTTTCTCCACACAAATCAGATGCCTGGGTTTTATCCTATTTTCTAAGCTAAAAGAAAAGTATTGTGGGAAATCCAACAGTTCCTTCAACTCCCTCCCCATATCCACCAAAAAATATTTGGATTTCGGCTCAAAATTCTCCTCTATACTATAGCAGAACAACGAAGGGAATCTCCTGAACATTACCGTGGCTTCTCGTTTCGAAAACCCTAGTTTCTGGAAGTAATCGAGCCGGGGTATAAATTTGGTCTCCACGGAACAGGAAAGCAGAGTCGCGCACTTGCTAACATCCTCGATTCCAACCGCACTTTGCAGGAAATAGAGAGCCGGACGGAGCTGCTCCTCCACGCTGCGGGTGAGCAGCCGCGGCCGGCGGCGAATCACGGCGGGAAGATGCCGGCCCTCCACCCTAGCCTCACGGAGCAGAAAGGTAACCGCGGGACGAAGAGTAAGCTGGAGAGAGGCGGTGAGGATTTCCGGGCACATGTGCAACACGCGCCGAATTTCTTGAATATTAAGGTGGAGATTGTGCAAGAAATCAACGACGGATTTGAATTGGGGGAGTGAGGCCGAGACGAGCAGAGGATGGGAAGTGAGGCAATGGAAGGAGTCTATGCCAAGGGAATCCAAGTAGAAGAGGTTTTCTTGAAGCTGGGGATTCAAAGATTTGGGATTTGGAGGGAGAGAAATGGCGGAGGAAGAAGGCGGTGCAGGAGGGAGGCGTAGGAGTTTGGGCGGTGGGGCGGGAAGTTGGGGTTTGAGAAGAGTGGCGTTGGGGGAGATGGTGGAAGAGAGGTAGAGACTCTGAGGCATGGAGGCGGTGGTTACATTGCTCCTTTGATGGAAGGTCATGGGAATGGCGGAAAAGGATAAGAAGGGAAAGGAGATTACATTGCCCTTTTGGATGACTCTCTACTCATCACTATCATAGAACTAGAGgccatatatatacactagtatttttacccgtgcgttgcacggaatgaatttgttataatattttaagaaatatttgaattgatatacaattatataaattataacatcgaatatgagtatgaataagtgtataaatgcaattatagtatgagtcttccttgcatgtaacaaatatcacaaaaattcagtgttctaaaataagtgtataaatgcaataggtaaataatttacattattgcatcatattcattaatttaattacttgtcggttagttattgcaagatcttgaggtacacttatattttgatattcagtaagtataactatattagagaaaaaatttacatgggagtaatgagataatcagttgagtaattgttggttgaccgtagagcgttgtgttggaggaagaagatgatatatagtgaagatgatattgcccttcactatatatcatcttcttccttcaacacgttgatattctctggacaaataactgttggaaaaaaattagcataaaatggcattttactggcaatattgtggtacaaatatatgtggggtccactttcgatttgggtcgggtcaaagtggattcgtgttcttcgtagttagacgaaaagattgatatattgtacgctcaaaactgataatgggtgaatgagaaattggttctcaaagttgacccatttgagttagaaaaatatagaaaaaaatctttcaagtaacttttgttccacattggtttgagaagtggtttgcaccactacttatacaagagtttttctaaggcttattgaattgtatagcatagaggctctctctcgcatGCAAGGGGGGaagggtgcaaatgaaatcctaaaatgaacttaaaaaggcttgactcatgcaccgacacctgcatgcacgaataTATATTAAgcaccataccataatacaagttaaaactgatgatattgtttttattaatagtatagattgcattgcaaagaaatatatatactgaattattaccattagtaattctagtctagaattgtattacgaataggaacgtagggaagaatatattttattaggaattctattttagtttacaattgtattagggataggaattgtattaccatattttacaatattacgcaaaccagaatattataggtctgttttgggcgggaagttaaaactgaggatattgtttttattaatagtatagattgcattgcagagaaatatatatactgaattattaccattagtaattctagtctagaattgtattacgaataggaacgtagggaagaatatattttattaggaattctattttagtttacaattgtattagggataggaattttattaccatattttacaatattacgcaaaccataatattataggtctgttttgggcaggaagttaaaactgaggatattgtttttattaatagtatagattgcattgcagagaaatatatatactgaattattaccattagtaattctagtctagaatcgtattacgaatatgaacgtagggaagaatatattttattaggaattctattttaatttacaattgtattagggataggaactgtattacaatattttataatattacgcaaaccataatattataggtctgttttgggcgggaagttaaaactgaggatattgtttttattaatagtatagattgcattgcagagaaatatatatactgaattattaccattagtaattctagccTAGAATTGtactacgaataggaacgtagggaataatatattttattaggaattctattttaatttacaattgtattagggataggaactgtattaccatattttacgcaaaccataatattataggtctgttttgggcgggatgttaaaactgaggatattgtttttattaatagtatatatatatatatatatatatatatatatatatatatatatatatatatatatattgtagtttcattctgtttcaactacagtttcatttaacattatacatatattaatgttattacAATGAGAtctgttatttaatttcattttatacacactgtagtATTATTACAACATCACTAATTTATAATTCTAATTTAGCTACGACtttattggacaatatacactcaaatatatgaaactgttattcaatttcattttataaatgctgcagtttcatttcaacacaactaaagtatcatttcaattcaattacagtttcattttagatagactgtaattttatttttttctgaatACACCAAAAATACGAgaattgttaaaatttaatagcTGTCGTtcctttacttaaagaaacatcGCCGTTTTCgggctgtgtggaccatggtccaccgtataacaatcGTGATTATAAttaggggtgtgcattcggttaaccgaaccgttttaaccgaaattttaaaacctttaaccgttaaccgaaccgaagtatgtgttaccgaattaaccgaaccgaaaattttttcggttaaccgattaaccgaaattttttaacctaaaatataaaattctaaaaataacacctaaaataataaatccaattaaaataaaatacaaatcatccataacttcaaatattcaaacatccataacttcaaatcttcaatctaattagtatttagtatttatatttaattatttatctatatatataaaaattcggttaaccgttcggttaattcggttaagCAACCttccgaaccgaattaaccgttaaccgaaatttcaagattcctttaaccattaaccgaaccgaattttcggttcggttaatggttaaccgaaatttttcggttcggtcggttaaccgaaaaatttcggtGAATTGCACACCCCTAATTATAATGGGTGGGCAGTGGCGGGGATGATCAAGCGTCTCCGTGGGCCGAGTTGTGTATGGGCTATTGATTTCGGgaaaattataacaaattatttgtagaccatgatccaaaacgacattcaaattatatattttcaggTAACATATTATCTgcattcaattaataaattacgtacgtgtaaataaattgaagacacataatatattaactacaaacacataatatattaattacagacacataatatgataactgtaatcacataataaatatgttagatgcatattatgtatatacagTTAGTATActatgtgtttgcagttaatatattatgtgcttgTAGTTAATACATGGGAAAGATATAATTTTTAGTTTATCAATTGTTCCATGTTAGCGATTTTAGTCTATAACTTTTTACCGTTGCAATATACACCCCTAAGTCTtcaaaaaagttacaattttaaCCCATAGAGCAACAAAACTATCaaactttattaaaatattatgtaataaATGGGTATTTTAGTACATTTGAatgtttcttctttaattttaatcttGTTTAGTCATcgatatttcatttgtaaaatacTTTTAACATGGTCATGTAGGGAAACATAAGGACGATGTGCCacaattgaaaaagaaaaaatgtagggaaaaatgTTGTCAAATCTCTATTTTGCATATGAAATACCAAAAGTGACAATGTTATAAAgaacaaagataataaaattttaaaagaattttttgcacttttagtcccacAACTATGGTGTCACTTGcaggattggtccacgactttcaaattttgcaattttggtccatgactattatTTTTCTTGCAAAAATAGTCCATTTTCAGTCAACTTCTCACCGGAAAAAAATTCCGACGAATTTTTCAGCattttttcgccggaaaaaaatcGGCAGCTTTTCCGTAAATTTTTCACCGAAAAAAAATTccctttcaagtaggattaaaataGACAAttctaaaaaactaattaaagttaaaattaattcatttctaaaaacatacgTAGCCAATTcaatcttagtaaaattaagtacaaatttaaaattatttttactttaaatataattttgaatttttacattaaatTATGCAAAGATGATAACCACCAAGCTACCTTTGAACAAAATAAGTAGTATTCTCTTCCACAATTAATGATTAGATCCAACTATACACTGCAGCAATTTGATATAGAACCGTGTTGTGTTTCTCTACCAACAAATGTTGTTCAGTAACTTAATTtaaagtacaaattcaaaattatatttaaagtaaaaataatttaaatttcaaataaaaataaaaataatttttaatttgtacttaattttactaagattaaattggctacatatgtttttagaaatgaattagttttaactttaattagttacCAAAATCAAATTAACTATACATATgttttttagaaatgaattaattttaactttaattagttttttagaattttccattttaatcctacttgaaagagattttttttttcgtgaaAAATTAACGGAAAAACTACCgttttttttccggcgaaaaagtGCCGGAAGATTCGCAGgattttttttccggcgagaaGTTGACTGAAAAAgaaccatttttgcaacaaaaacaatagtcgtggaccaaaattgcaaagtttgaaaatcGTGGACCAATCTTGCAAGTGACAtcatagtcgtgggactaaaagtgcaaaaaattcaattttaaaatatcatatactaagtaaaattttaatagagtttaataacTTTGTTGTTCTAGATgttaaaaatgtaacttttttaaaGAGCTAGGTGTATATTGTCATGGTAAAACTTAAGGATTAAAATCACTCACAATGAACAATTAATGGACTAACAttgcatttttctcttaatatattatgtgccttcaattttttacagatacataatctattaatggaatgtatataatatattaattgcagatacataatttttaaatcaggATCCATAATGCAAGGTaaaccctagtccatggtataacaattggaaggcaaaaacttgtgtgagaccgtctcaccgtgagacgggtcgggtcgggtcgggtcaagatgtaatgtaatacttatatgcacaaatgtcatacttatatgctcaaatgtaatactaatcgtgaataaaatttttgctacttatatgggtaaatgtaatacttttaaggaaaaatacaatacttttacatttcgattaaaaagtgttacattttccctcaaaagtattatattttcccttacaaGTAAGGGACacatgtcaacattacttattatgaaaaatgtaatactttttctcttataagtaacaaaatttgtattcttgattagtattatatttgagcatataagtatgacatttgcacatatgagtatgacatttgcatggtgcttcgaaccgacccgacccgtctcacgaacaaggatccgtgagacggtctcacacaagtgtgaccccaactggaattggcaaattatgctgtggaacCGAgcctatgttcacaaatttagaactctatgttcacaattttagaactttatattcacaattttatatcgcAATATACacaattacattactcaatattcacaatttttggactatatattcacaattttgttatatagattcaaaaattgtgttatactattgaacatagagttataaaattatgaacatagagttatgaaattgtgaatgtagagctatgaaattgtgaacatgaagttataaaactaTGAATATGGAGctgtgaaattgtgaacatggagctatgaaattatgaacataagttatgaaattgtaaacatggatccagatccaccttacaaggtggaccggtccatggcataactgATCAGAATTTGGATGAATTTCTGGACCCTTAATCCGTAtcaaatttttagaaaattcgtcgaatattttaaaattcaaccaCATCGGATATATCTTGTTTGAAACTATCGGATTTCATAATTAGGATTTAGGGCTTCCATCAATATCTAAAGTCATGAGTCATTTAAAGGATatatgaaattgaaaatttcatgatataaaaaaattaagggtcatttaagaaacatatcaaaataaaatttttacagaatatataaaaaatcaaatgtcATTTAAGGGATATATCAAATaggaaattttgaaaattattttaaaaaattaagggCCATATAAGGGACATATCAAATTGAAAATCTcacatattatataaaatatcaaaggttatttaagggacatatcaaactaaaaattgtacatattaaatatgatataaAAAACTAAGGGTCATTTAAGGGACATATGAACACTAAGGGTCATTTAAGAGACATATAAACACTGAAAATTTTATAGATTATATAAAAAATCAGCTCCACAAAACTCAAACCCACCTCATTTCATATGTGTGTGTAACCGGGTGTCAGTAGACCACAAGTTTTGGCATAAGGGATTTTACTTAATAGACTTATATAGACAtatcaacattcaaattttcacaTAGTATATCAAAGAATTATGGGCTTGATTTAATagacatataaaaaaaaaatcacatattaCATCAAATGAACAATAGATATTTCATAGAAATATAGAACATGGAACATATTGGagtatattacaaaaaaaaaaaaaaaaaggaggaataaggttcaaattggctaCTGAACGTaacttaaaagtgcaattaagccactgaaccaaaaaaagtacaattaggccactaaaccatccaaatgtatgcaatttcacctgatagcaggttaccatccatttaaTCAGGTTACTTGATTACATGGACGAtgaatttacattttaaaataatttttaataataaactattaaaataaaaaaattaaaataattttaaaaattaaactaaaacacacacacaccataatAAAGTAAAAGTTGTTTTACTAAAGAAGTGGAGTttccgtaaataataataataataataataataataataataataataataataataataaataaataaataaataaaaataaataaataaataaataaattaattaattaattaaatttgattcatccacgTATTCCCTATCAAGGTGGGAAAGGGTATTATTAAGGGGGGAGAGGGTGGCCGCatgtgtgtgtttttatttttattttttaat includes:
- the LOC116001032 gene encoding transcription termination factor MTEF1, chloroplastic-like, which encodes MTFHQRSNVTTASMPQSLYLSSTISPNATLLKPQLPAPPPKLLRLPPAPPSSSAISLPPNPKSLNPQLQENLFYLDSLGIDSFHCLTSHPLLVSASLPQFKSVVDFLHNLHLNIQEIRRVLHMCPEILTASLQLTLRPAVTFLLREARVEGRHLPAVIRRRPRLLTRSVEEQLRPALYFLQSAVGIEDVSKCATLLSCSVETKFIPRLDYFQKLGFSKREATVMFRRFPSLFCYSIEENFEPKSKYFLVDMGRELKELLDFPQYFSFSLENRIKPRHLICVEKGVCLSLPLMLKLSEVRFWDRLEVCCSSSIPVRTSPFWCTKIDDSVT